Below is a window of Oryza brachyantha chromosome 10, ObraRS2, whole genome shotgun sequence DNA.
tccgccgccctccgctccgtcgccgccccctccGCCACCTGCTGCCTCCTCGGCCACGCCAGCTCCCACCTCCTCTTCTCCGACCACGGCCACCCCTCCAAtccgctcctcctcgccaacCCCCTCACCGGCGCCGACCTCCCCCTCCCGCCTTCCCCCTTCGACGCCTTCGCCCCCATCACCCAGGGCTACTACCTCCCCGGCCCGGACTCCCCGGTGGTCATCTACGACGCCACGAGGGTCTTCTTCCACCAccctggtggtggtggtggtgaatcgACGAGCCCCGGCTGGACGAAGGTGCCTGTGGAGGATCTCGTCGCTGAGAACATGTACCACGCCGGGAAGATGTTCGTCTGCAACGACCGTGGCCGCCTCACCATTTTTGACGCTACCACGCTTGCCGTGCTCGGGgacgcagcgccgccgccgccgccgccggcggcgactcTGCACGGGGATGCCTTCAGATGCTCGTCCTTCGTTCCGTCCGGCGACGAGCTCCTGTGCGTGATTCGGTACTTCAGGAGCAAGAACAAAGCACAAGGAGAGTTGTTGGAGGATCCGTGCGCACTGGAGGTTCACCGGCTAGAGATTTCGAGCGAGAAGGGGGCGAAGCCGCGGTGGGTTCAGATGAGGAGCATTGGGGATAGAATGCTGTTCGTTGGGCTCTACCAGGGATTCTCACTCCGTGCCGCCGATTTCGCTGGCCTTGAGGGGAATTGCATTTACTTCTTCAGGATGGACAGAGCCAGCAGGTCTTTCATCTACCGGTTCAGCATGAATGATGGTCACATTGATGAATTGCCTGGCCCGTGGATGCATGCTTGCACTTGGTTCGTGCCAAGCTTGTCATAGCCTTTGTTCGTATATTTATTCAGGTAATCTTTCTGATTGTTTGGGCCTGCcattttttgttggtttgAATGGATTGTTGCAAAATAGTTCTCCATGAAATGCTGCTTCATGATAGGCAATTTTCTTGTGACATGTTGCTAGAATGAAATGTGAATTGATAATTTGCTACTGTGCATCAGAAGTTAGAATGGCTAGCTGATTAGTTGGTTGATCGAAATATAGATCATGATCTCTGCTCATTTTCTCATTTGTTGCTTCCAAAGAAAATATTCCAGCATGAAAACATATCTTTTCCACCAACTATGCCTAATGAAGTACTTGCCATTAAAGACATTACTTTGCTCTATTTGATAAAATGTATAAGACTTTAAACTCCAGTCCCGCTATATGTACGACCCAATTGTACTACCTGTGTACGACTGAAACACTACAACCATTGATTAGACAAACAGAGTCTAGAGAACGGTATTCCGTTCTCGACGGAAtcattaaataaattgatCATGTGCGCTCCGCTTCTCTGCTTTGCTGTTTACTTTCTGAACGGTTGCCCTTTGCTGCTTCGCTCATTAAAGTATCCCGTTACTGTAGAGCAGCATGTACTGTAGCAGTTCTCTTAGATAAGGGGGTTAATTAGATAAGGGGGTTAAGTGAGTGGCACTGTAGCTGTTGGATGGTTGAGTCGTAAGTAAGTCGGACGGTTAAGTCGTACGCATAGCAATTTCCTTTAAACTCTACGCAACAAATAACTAGCATGGTCGGTAGACAGTACTGCTGTTCCAATGCAAGAAACAAGTTACCGTTCAGGGCAATTAGTTCATGTGAATAATAGGAAAGCATCCTGCATTTTGTCTCATCTCGTGATGGAATTTCTCATGATTACCTCTTTCATCCTGTGCATTGTCATTCTGTAAACCAAATAAGAGTAGGTTTTTGCAGCTACCAATAATAGGTCTCTAGATTGTAGAAAGAAATACTGTACAGAAATAGAATGATTGTTTATGTTCTTCTTGATCTATTTAGCAAGCTCTGGTTCAAATCTTATAAAGCAGCAGCTGtggaataaattataaaagtgTTATGCACTCACCTTAATCGACTTAATCCTGATTAGCCACAAGATTGTGCGCCCAGGTGGATATCACCGTGACTCTTGAAATTTCCAGACTGTTCGTACAGcttgtatttctaatattgTACTTAATATTGATTTGGCGTCTTGTTTCTGTAGTTTGATATTGATCGTAAACTTCAACTACTCCCTTCATTCTAAactataagtatttctaatattcaaattttgtaccaaGCATTCCTGCACTCCTTTCTATCATTCTTGTCACATCAATAATTCTCCAACCaataagagcatctctaagagaCTAGTCAAAATTTACATTCCCAAATCCTAATGTAGCTATTCATGTCAAAAGATTTCATAGCCAAATTGATGTGCACTCTAACGGACTAGTCATCTTTGCTAGCTAAATCCAacagggtggtggtggtgggcgacggcgctgagggacggcggcggcgctatGGGACGGCAACGAGGGGGGTGGCGCTGCAGGACGGCGCCGCTGAGGGCACAGCGCTGCCAAAgagcgagggcggcggcgattggAGTGGGGTGGCACCGCCTGAAGCGCTGGAGCCCATTGGAGTAGGGGCGGTGCGgcttcctctttttttcctatgaCACGTGAGTCCAGCCAAATTTGGCTATTGAGATGAGGTGGGAGAGACTAGCCAAGTTTGGCatcgaaggaaaaaaaattagccatTCCAACAGCCTACAGGTTAGATAGCTCTTCTTTTAGAGATTGTTTTTTCACACAATAGCTTAGAAAGGAAATCTAAACCattcaaaattgaaaaatttgtCACTGAAGTGACTAAGAGGGAATCTTTTGACCCAATCTTAATTATGCTAAACAaccttaaatatttatattttagaatggaggaagtatattGTTGTGATGTACTATGCTGTACTCCATATTCTGTTTTATTGCTAAATACAATACCATCTGTTCCCCATGTTTGTTCACTACTTATTGCACAGAAGTATAATCTTCTTCAAATTGTTTCCGCTGCTGCAGTTGCACATAAAGGGATTTTGAATGACAGATCTAGTCTGGTGTTGCTGCAAGGAATAGTCCTTGAGATATCTCCAAATGTCATCTCAACTGAAGCAGTATTGCAGCTGACATACGGTGGCTTCTGGTTTCAGGTAGTTGTGAAAACTAAACTAAATCAGTTTGAGCTGTTGAGTTTGAGTACAGTCAGCAAAACATTGTTAGCTGTAAAGTGCGTTTCAATCTCCTAGTTTCTTAATATTAGAAATCATCTTACTTTCTATTACTGGAGGCTTGTTGAAACCTTGTGATCAGCTTGGACCAAGAGTACAACTTTCATGTCATGTTTGTTGACGGTTTTTCGCTGTAATCCCTTGAAGTGTAATGTTTCCCTTGAAGTGCAAGAGGGTTGTGTTATATTATACTGATTTACTTGTTGGATAATTGAAGTAGCTATCATAcagtaatttataatttataagaaTAAAGAGTGAAGAAATGCATGTGTTCTTTCTGTATATATCTTCATTCTCCAGGCAAGAATAAATTAAGCATGAGCACATGCATGGCAATTTCATCCTTAGTTAATTTTTCCAGGCCAGACAATTTGTTtgaaaacttataaaaaaaattgtccatTTTTTGTGCTTCCACATGTGCCACGCTGTTAATGACAAAGTATGAAAAAACAGATTGGAGAAACTTGCATGTTCAATATCCTGTCTCATTCACTTGCACATGGCAAACACAACCCTAATGATCTCAGTACTGTACTTCCTTCCAGCATGCTTCTTGCATCATCCATTCTGCCCATCAGAGTGACCAGCTTGCTGATAAACGTTTCAATCCTAAAATACCGCACAAGATGATGCCATCCAGTCACCATTATCTTGATCATACAGATCCAATCAAGAAAAGAAGCAtagagagaaggaagagatGAAACCAGGTGAGAAGTGTGATGTGATGAGAGCAGagctgggaggaggaggagcagagtATGGACAGTAAGCAGCCACATCACATGGCCTGATGGGTGGCCCCttgccgccaccaccaccacatcaCCATCACAATCACAGGTGCCAATAGCATCACAACTCTCTTGATGAGTCATGACAAAGCGCCCAGTTGTTGCAGCCACACATGCAGCAATTCAATCCTCCAAGGGAAAGAGATGAAATCTtgccaagaaaacaaaaaaacaaaggggaaaataaaatgaacaagTTGGGGGGCACCCACGACCTTGGGAACCTGAGGTGTAAAGATGATTGCAACAAATAGGATGAATGAGGAACATGCATGTAATCATGGCTCGCA
It encodes the following:
- the LOC102699534 gene encoding F-box protein At2g26160-like, with product MDWSALPGDLLRLFSRRLHDPLDFLRFRAVCRTWRSAAAASPPPFLPWLLARPVHPTARPSLSFYSLSSAALRSVAAPSATCCLLGHASSHLLFSDHGHPSNPLLLANPLTGADLPLPPSPFDAFAPITQGYYLPGPDSPVVIYDATRVFFHHPGGGGGESTSPGWTKVPVEDLVAENMYHAGKMFVCNDRGRLTIFDATTLAVLGDAAPPPPPPAATLHGDAFRCSSFVPSGDELLCVIRYFRSKNKAQGELLEDPCALEVHRLEISSEKGAKPRWVQMRSIGDRMLFVGLYQGFSLRAADFAGLEGNCIYFFRMDRASRSFIYRFSMNDGHIDELPGPWMHACTWFVPSLS